The DNA sequence aagtttaaagGAAACTTCTTCTGAAGTCAGGAGTTCTTAACAGTTTCAGCTTTTAAGCCTTATCTCTGGTGCTGCCTGGATCCATCTTTGTAAGAGATAACACtgcttatttctttcttcagagaCAAATACATCTCCCCAGTAGGACAAGTACAAGTTAAGTGGTGCTCAACATGATTAAGGAAATAGGAATTGCAAAATCAGAAGATAAAATCACTCTTTTCCCCAGTGTCTCATAGCAACAGAAACACTGATATCTGCTCTTCCATTTTCAAGCAAAGTATTACACTGAAAACAGAGAGATCAGTCCCATTTCTGCTCCCATTAACTGTCTATGGCTCTCAGAATCCTTTTGAACCATTGGTTTTCTCCCCTTTAAATGACAAAACAGACTCATGCTATTTAGATTTATTCACTATCTCATGCTATTTAGATTTATTCACTATGATAGCCCTTTCAAAGTGCTTgctaagttgtttttttttttttaatctgagcaTGCTTGCACTCCTGAGTTCACTAAACTTTGGAAAAGATCTTGTTCTCTTGGTGTTATTAGCAGGTCAGAAGTAAAAGTTTTAGAACTCCATTTAAAATTGCCATTTAGTAGCTCATTTCTGATGTCAGAGGCCCTTTGGCTTGCATGAGAAATAACTAAATTTTAGGATGACATTAAGAAGCAACCACAAACCAAAAGTGTGTTTAGCTCCATTAGTCACAGGCTGTGCCCCAGCCAGCTGTCTGGGCTAAAAATATGCCCCAGTTAAAGATTTTGTACATTAAATGCagtgcagcagggagctggaggtgggaaCACCTCCTGCCCTGTTCCAGTAACTACAGAATGAGGCTCAAAACAAGAAAGCTTTAACCCAGCAGACTGATCCTGCCTGTTACCCATCCCCTTCTGTGTCCAACTGGATGAACCAGGAGCCCCAGCAACCAGCAGATGTCTGCTCTGTTCATCCAGAGACCTGAGAGTCCTCCCTAGAGACTGACACACCCCCTAAAGTTATCCTTATTTAAAGGTGCTAAGAAAGAATGAAGGAATCTGCATTTGTCAGCAGCTCCTCTCATTCAACCTTCAGGATATAAAAAGGACTAAACATCTAGAGAGCtgcaaaaaaacatttaatgcCCAGCTAAGATTTAACCTGCCAAATAAtctaaaaagatttttttttattaatagaagCTAGATAATCTAATAATAAAATTAGCACTTTATTAATAGAAATTAAGATACTAAGTTTTCTTTAagcaagaaaaagggaagaggaataGAATCCTTACATATCGAGAGGGCTCCTCCTTGTTTTGGTCGTTCATGTCAGCAGGAATGATCCGTGTGGCCATGGCTCCTTTGGCAAAGGGCTTTGGTAACTGACCCCTGAATTCTGAGAGGATGAACTGGAGCTGCCAGCTGCAGAGAAGTGTCAGAAAGCCCAGGTGCACAAGTCAGTAACATCTTTGTGtgcagaaaaccaaaagcatCACCAAGGAGATTCCATTTCATGCCCTGCTAGAGGAGCAGTCAGACTACAGATTTTGGCTGGCAAAATCTGCTGGAATCTTCTGGTTTGGATGTCTTTGGTGTCAACAAAGATACCAGGTCTTTAAGGTTCCTCCCACGAATGCTTAGGAACCCCTTATGAACCTCACCAAATTGTACCTTTTACATTACCCAACTTACTTATCTGGCAGGAGAAAGCTGCTTGGGAATCTGTGCCACTCCTTTCCCACACAGACATTAATGGCTCTCCCCTCTGGCACAGTGTGGATGCTTGGATCAGTTGCAATCCTGTGAAACTCTGGGTACAGGTCCAGGGGCCCGTGGTAGCCTATGGgaggcagaaaaatgctcaAGTAATAGGTGATTACATGGCTACTTTGAAagactaccaaaaaaaaaataaataaattgatgATACAGAACTTTTTGACTGATAACTTCTCAAATAAATGGGTTGGTCTAAAAGTGGCCTGGATTCCAAAGCTCCCCCTCCTTTTAGAAGTGCTTCTACCCTACAACTTTTATTCACCTTCTCTTATCCTGACTGCCAATACTGATGAGGTGGGAAGCTCCAGTGCATGGCTCTGTTTCAAGAAAGTACTTCAGGACTGTGCCTAACCCACCTCATTAAGGACACATCACCAAACGACAAGTTTGACATGGGAAAATGCTTTCTCAAGTGGGATCCCATGATGGGAGAGTTAAAGCATCTTGCTTTTGTGCTCCTCTGAGCACGGGGTTTATATCCATAGAGTTTATCTGGCTGTCTGAAACACCACCAACCTCTGAACAAGGCAACAGAGCGTGACAGTGACAAAAGGCCAAAGAGAAAGACAGTCCCCAGAGCCAGCCAGTTGGATGAGACTGTATAGTGCTCCAGGCGGTAGCGCTGAAATATGAAGTGGTAACATTTCTGagtaaagagtaaaaaaaaaaaaagaaaaaaaaataaaattactcagACTCCGGTCAGCGTAGCAAAATTCTATTTTTCACAAGGATATTACAGTAGTTTCATCTCCCACAAGATATTTGGTCCTcgtttgtttttaattcagacccataaataaaaaaaaaatgcccagaAACTCACATGCTTCAGTCACATCTCTTAACTGGTAATCTACCTGGGATGGGAGTACAGCTCTAACTCCTCATGAAATTATTATTGGCAAGGAAATATTCTCAGCCACTTATCACTTCATGCAATCCCAGACAAGCTCCTAATGCAATCACCTTATAAAGCCaggaaatttgattttttttttgttgccagGCTGTTAAATTGTGAAGTCTGAGATTATTACATGAGCTCCTCCTGTATGACAGAAATCCCCCAAATCTTGGCTTTTATGTCACATCTTACAGGGTGCTAAGAGTGTTTCTCAATTAACCCATATTGGAATATTATGGTTTTAACTTGCAAAACCAGCAGTGCACACACCCCCACTGCACTGTTTGGACAGCTGTGCATTCAGCTACCAGAATCATCAAAAAAGGAGAACTGTACCAGCTAACAGATTAAAGACAATGACCCAAAGTTATGCATAGGACAGTCCCAAACTCTGTAACCAGACTGTGCCACAGACTGGGATATTCCACAGATATTCCCAAACTCTGGGAAGCAGTGTTGAGGCAGCCAGCTGGTAGTTCTGCCTCCTAAAGCTATGAGCTCAGTAAAACACAATTTACACTAAAACCCACCTGAAGAGCTGACAgagccacagcactgcagagacaGATGAGGGGATAGATGGGAAAGAGAAACCTCTCTTCTTTGTGGGGCTGGCTGAAGAAAATCATGATCCAAATGTACATGGGAGAAAGTGTCAGCCAGTAGGGACGGCCCAGGttctgaactggaaaaaaacatttatcaaAGGAGGAAAGTTAGACTGGGAGGTTTATCCTGTCCCTCCTCTTGCACAATCATTTCTCATGTGCAAAAACCTTCTGCAGATCCAAGGCACAGACAGAGCCATGTGCTGAGAAGCTAAAACCATGGTAGCATGTCCAGATAGTCCAGAATTTTGATCAGATAATCTTTGTAGATTCCTACAACAATTTCAACAGGTTTTAGGAgacaaaaagcaggaaataagAGACTGCATTACTGAATCCAAGCAAGAGACAAAACCCACACAGAACTGACACGTCTGAACGGGTAATCAGTCAGATTTCCTGCTGTGTATTATGCTACATATCCAAAGATCACAAAGGatctctctcctctggacctaCCCTTCCATTTACAAATGGTTGTTTAGTGCATGATGTTTCCACCACCTTCATTGCTTCATTACCAAAATAACAGTGTGAGGAGGTCTCTCAGGCCCATTCAGCTCAACGGAGGAAATAACTGATGCAAAAATAACAACAATTACCCTGAATTTTAGTCACACTGAGGAGGGTTCTACAGTGCTTGACAATTTCAGTCCCTTTTCTGCCCCCTTGCAACTCCCAACAGCAGAGTTAAGCAATTAAGCTGAGGGCATTTCACAGGCAATCAGAACAAAGCCCTCAGCAGAACTGCTCCTGCTGGGAAGTACAAGAACCCCAAGTGAACAGCAGGAAATCTCTCATTTACAGGAGCTCTGCCTGAGCTTTTACTGCTTTCTGACAGTATGTCAGTTCCATCCCAGGAGCAGATATAAGCAAATAACCTGTTGGCATGTAttttcagcaaggcttttgctgctgttcttgctGGTATTCAGTAAAAAATCAGAGCAAAGCAGTGACTGGACTGAGGAatctggaggctgctgcttAATGAAGCTTCCTTaggaaaacagcagagaagaatTCACATTTCCTCAAcacctttttcctctctaagAGTCCTTTGCCAAATGTCACGTGTCTAAACTGATGGCATTCTATTCAGGAGAAAGCCCAACATGAAGCAGGGCATGTTCTGGTTCCTGCTTTCTCTGCTATCAGAATACCCACACCTCAGGAGACACTTCCTTCCCAAAGCATGGGGCAGCAAGATTCTCCTGCCAGGGCTCAGTCCTGTGAGTTGGACAGAGCCTTTCCCAGTGCAGAGGAGAGTCCAGGTTCCATCTCAAcaggggtggcagcagcagagagcagaggatgCCTCTTTGTAGGCTCAGACCCAAcaaccaaaaaggaaacaatggCCCTGTTCTCtcaagctgctgcagaaaacatTCTGGCAGTGATAGGGAAAAAAGTAACAATAGAAAAGCCAGCAAAAGGTTCCCCAAATAACCCTAAAAGCATTTCCAGCTGCAGATAAGATGGGAACAACAATGGGTTCATAGTTCCTTTCCCCCTTAAGATTTCTGAAGGGGCTGTTTCTGATGAATTTGCATGTCTGGCTGAAGGTTATGGACCACAGAACTTGTCAAGGTTACTCTGGGCATGGCCAATTCAGCCTTGGTAAGACATTATTCTTCTTGAGATGGAGGCAGGGGACACAGGAATCCtcctcagagagaaaaacacGTTTCTGCCCTTTTACAGACACCTCACTGTGTGTTCCATTCTGGTGTCAATACTTAACTAATGATCTCTAGGAGCTTTCCTACTATTCCAAAGACCTTCCTGAACTTCCAGTAAGGGAAAGCTGCTCTTTGGCAGGCAAAGCTCTTCCTTTGGAATcaaggctgagagctgggctgTCTGTGCTGAGCTCTCACAGCTTTCTTGCACTCACCATGAAATTTCTGCAGCAGACACTCCATGAGACAGGTCAGTGGCAGCACAAGCAATGCCAGAATAAATGCCACATTGAAATTCAGAAAGCCATTGATGAAATAAAAGGTCCAGGGTTCTGTACCTAAAGGATGATAAAATGAAACaggagttttaaaatacaagcatGTATGAGATGTAGATGTAAGAGCAgcttcatttcttctctgcctgACACAGACTGAGATAATGGGCAGGAAACATCAATTCTCACCATTCCAGCACACTGGAACCACAGAATGGAAAGCAACCTCATTGCCTACCTTTTCAGaaccttgctttttttttttttttcactgggtCACAGTCAATATCATACCTGCTGCTCATGAATCACATAATGGTCAGCCTTGCCCAGCATAAATCTGTGACACAGAACCCACCCTTGCATTAAGAAAGCCTGCACAGCAAGGAAGTACAGGTGGAAACTTAGAAAACTATGGAATTTTACTCCAAATTTATTCTACTTGCAGAGAAGCAACAGAGGAATGAAGCCCAAACACACAATGTCAGTAAGAGATCCTTGTAATTCTGCAGTGGTGATGTGGATTCCATGCtggcagaaacagaaaatgtactaaaaaggaacaagaaaaagagTTCCCATTCATACTTCACCCCAGCAAAGACTCTGCCACTGGAATTCATCCTTTTGGTATCTCCTTAGAATCAACACCATTTAAAATGCTTCTAACTTCAATTTGTTCACACAGGAGCAAACCAGCTCTGCCTCCTAACCTTGGGTACTGGTTCTGAGctttgaaactgaaagaaattccAGTCCAAGTGTCTTTAGTTTGGACTTTTAATTCTGGATGCTTAAAACCTGGAACAAGAAGGAATGCTGGTTTCTCCCCATGCGTTTGCCACTCTCTGTGTGTCATTAGCTCAGTCACTCAGCAAATGTCACACTGGGGGCTTCAATCACTGCTCTGTTGTGACATGTGTCACATGCTGCAGCAATTTCCTGCAATCAGAGCCACTTAAATAGGGTCCATGTCGAAATTAATCAGACAACTgagaagcagcaaggaaaacccaaaacctcTGCAGTTCCTACAGCTAAACATGAGGAGAGGATGCACTGGTAATGTCAGAAACGTGTCAGGACACTTCCTGAAGCATAATTCATAATTCTGATACAGCCTTACAGGCCCTGAGGTGTGCAAGGGACTCTGGTAATAAAGGGATCAGCTGAGCTGAGGCACAGCTTTAACACAAAGgctttctgagatttttttgcaGTGTAAACTAAAGAACTAAACACTGGAACTTCCCCTCCTCGTCCAATGAGGGGTTGTCTTCTCTgggtgaagagaaaaataaatcaaatcaaatatagaaataaaataaaaataaaacagtgaatTATGCAGGCAAGTTAAGTAATTCAGATACCAGGCAAAAAGTTATTGTGCTGGCTGACCCATTCAGTCTCAATGCCTCCAGGGCAAAATGCTTTTATTCTCACTATCCCCAACTCAAGGTGATCTGAGAAACAACTgcaatatgaggaaaaaaaaaaaaaagagagaaagagagaacaaCCCCATTGTATACAAGAAGTCCTGGCCCAGAACAATGTCTTGCAAGCCACCAAAGAACTCTCCCTGCACAGGACTGATGGGCACAggctcccccagctctgcctgcagtcCATGAGAAGATTTAACTTCCTGCACGTGTCCCAAAGGCTGGGACTGAGCAGATGtgggctgcaggagagagagTGATGAAAGCAGTAGGCAGAACACTGTGGCCCAGTCAGGTTATAGCACCGTGGTTCCATGGGGATAAGCAGCTGGAAACACTGCCAGACActgagccaggagctgggctgaaCCTTGTGCTCCATGACAGGCTCCAGGGACACTACTGGAAATCAAACTCACAAATTATTAGGATTTAAAAATGGTTCAGGCAGCTCAGGACAAAGCAGAGGAGTTGTAAAAGAGGCTTAAGCTGAGGTGCCCCACCCTGTGTTTGTCCCAGGCTAAATGCCTGTGCGCAGCCAGGaactgcagctcagctgctaaGCAGTAACTAAGCCACAATAATTTGATTGTGAGTCACAGCCCTCGTTCTAAGCAAGTCTGATTCAGTGCTAGTGTAATAAACAggctgctttctgcatttcatttattttcactctATTTAAGAACTAGGACTCAACAGAGCAAGGTGTCACATAAACAGCTCCAGCACCTTCCACCCAAGCTGAACAAAGCTTCACAAGGTGCCACTGCTCTGCAAACCACAGCCAAAGCTCTGGTCACAGGAAGCAGGACAAAACTTTGTATAAACTGTGCATTCTGAGAACATAAAAACATCCCAAAGCCTCAGAACTGGGCTTAGGGATATACACCTAGAAGCCACTTTCCCTTGGCTGTCAAAACCTAATCAACCAAAGAAGCATTTCTtgcacagaaacatttcttgcACTCTTTCTTTATCCAGAAAGAGTGTATTGCTAAAGATGCACACACATAAAAACCACAACTGAACCTTGTCTCCAAAACTCcaatcagaaggaaaaacactGTGCTGCTTACATTGAGGATGATGTGATGATATGGGACAAGGACTCTGCAACCTCCTGCAGTTCCTGCTCCCATCATGTGAAAGTTAGGAAATTCCAGGTCCAAAGCCAAGAAGGCCTGGCCAGCCTTTCATCTACCCTGGTAGTGTTATTCTTCCCAAGTGTTTTAAAGCTCCCTTAGCACACAGCCTTGTCCTGCCCACATtgcattaaaaagcaatttcaagCGGGCTCTTTTACTGCCCTGAGGATGTTACATGAATGTCACTATGAATAAAGCACTTCAGAATAGACTGGTCCCTGGAGGCATCTGGAAACAACTCATGCACCAGTGTGGAAAAGGTCAGACACAAACCCATGCCAAAACCTATCAGAGACAGAGCCTGAAGTCTTCTTGCAGAAAATTCACAGCAACACACTTCAGAGTCTTCCTGCAGAGATGAAGAAccatggcagagcagctgctgccctgctgggcCACAGCACAAGTAACAACTCACCACTCATCATCACCTAAACCAGCCCTTCAAATCAACCAACAAACACAGCCTGCTTGGCACTGCCAAAGccttgctgctccctgctcctgaaTCCCTGCCAGGATATCTCAAAGGGCTCAGACAGATGACAGACAGGAGGCAGAGATGCTGTACTCTAAACTCCCTGAAGCCCTGCTAGAGATCTCattcttttctgctcttcagctctAGGATAACACGATATAAACAGCTGGGTACAACCACAGCTCCCAGGCAACAGAGTACAAAGTTCAGAGCTGAGATTTGGGTCACACACAGCACCCTCATGGCCAGTACCAGGGAACCCCTCAGAGGCAGATAACTGTCCTGCAGATGAGATGTCTTTATGTCTGCGAGCTCAGATTCTGCTTGCCAGCAAAGCCACAGGCTGGGGATAAGCAAGGATCTAAATCATGGACCGGACCCAAGGAGCCAGAGCATGGACTGGACCCAAGGATCCAGAGACCCTGGAAGTCTGCAGAGACCCAGCATGAACTGAAAGAACTACGATTTCTGCACAGTCACCCCACTCCCCAAGTTTCGGCAGCCTAAGGGTGAGGAACACCAGCCGACCGAAGGTGACAAGCCCAGAGGTACAACCGGCACCCACTGCACTCGTGTCACCCGGACCGAACCGAGAACAAAAGCGCTGAACAATGGGCTGAGAATACCCAGCTCCAGAGAGCCCTCCTGTGGCCACAGCCGGAACTGCAACCTCTGCGGCTCGCAGGCTGCGGCTGAGCCAGAAAACGCGttagtaaagaaataaaaacctggaGGGTTGGTAAAGCAATAAAAACCTGGAGGGTTGGTAAATAAAGAACGTGGAGGGTtggtaaataaaaaaacctggagGGTCAGCGTAGCAGCAATAGCAAGAAACCTGCCCCCTGCCTTCCCCTTTCATGTTATCTTTAACTCACCATAGAGATCGGGGCCGTGAGGGGTGAAGACGTTGTATAAAACAATGTTGAGAGGTGCAACAACCAGCTTCCCATAGTAATAGCTGTCCACAACTACCAAGGGCACCTGGAAGAAAGCATCTATTACTTACAGTGCCTGAGGATTCTGGATGGACTGCCCAAAAGCTCCCTgtgattttttccttaatggaATTCAACCCCTCTATTGCAAGCCCGATCCATTCCCTCTTGGCCTTGTTACAGGCTCTTACCAAAAACAGGATCAGTGACACCACACACCAGTTTAGGAAACTTTTCCACCTCTGCTTCAGTATCAGCAAGTCAAAGGCAATAGGAAGCCTGAAAGAGAGAGCAGGTATCAACCAGAGACTTTGTCTGTCCCCACCACTGCAAGCAAGGAAGTAGCTGGAAGAGAACCATCACTGCACTGGGCTCTTCTACTCAATATCCCAGTCATCCAACTCAGGTCTTACTCTAAGTGTATCAGGCTCAGGAATCTTCCCCATCTAAGTTGttcaaaagcaaagaatttgGGCAATGGAAGCCTGTAGCAATGATCTTGGACCTGGCTGACAGCTCAGACCCTGCTAATTCCTTCCTCAAGCTCTCCAGCCCCTACGTTCCCCCCAAAACCAGACACTAAACATTTGACAAAGTGCTCAACTCCTGAGCCCTTACCCCAGAGCTGCACTGAAGGGCCAGCCCAGAAGGGCTCCAGCAgccacccccagcactgctACTGAGGTCTTGTCCATGTACCAGCCAGTCATGGCAACCACTGTGGTGTACATGCAGAAACTGCTTGGGAGGAAGGCTgcaacaacagaagaaaaaagaaagaaagaggttAGTACATGGCAGGAAAACTGCTCAAGGCTGTTCATCATCTTTCATTCATTCCACTGGAGCCAGGTGCTGGTAggctgaagaaaaccaaacaaacccagtaGAATCTGTGAGCTGACTGGGCAGAGTCTCTGAAACAACTGGTTAGAGACTGGTGGAAAGTAAATGGAGAGCGAGGAGCTTTATGACCCTCCAAAACCAATGAAGGGAAAGGCCTTTCTCCACTCACCATAAAcaaaaaaggttaaaatatGAACTCACAGCATCCCTAAGTTGGGGTGTTTCTCCTTTATGTTTCTGGATGCACACAACACAGAACCTTTGCTCAAAGTCCCCCAGCTTTACTCAATAACTACATCAGGTGCTTTAGAAGTTTTTGGGTGGCTGGTTAGGCAAATGGGCACAACCAGCCAGAGGGGACAGGACACAAAGGCAAGTAACAGTGACAAAAGATGACTCTTCTTCCTTGGATTAAAATGAGTTCCAGGAAGGAAGGGCCAAGCCACTGTTTAAAAGGCATTGACCATTGCAGAGAGACTGGAGGCAGAAATGGAAGCAAACATGCCCTGGAAATGGAAAGATACACAAGAGTGATGCAGGAAACATCATTTCCATCAACATTTATTCTGTCACCACACCTGCCAGGAGAAATTCCTGTAACAGAATCCAACAAAGGATTGACAGCAAGATATTTTAGTCCTGGGGATTTCCTTCCCTCTGGACTTGTCTTTTGGTTTCTTTGGACAAAGTCACTGTCAGTGTCCCTGCTGAGCAAACATACCTGCAGAGGAGCAAAACATTCCAGTGCTGAGCACTAAGAAGGCCAACATCAGCCGGCCAACATGCAGCCCAAACTTCTTGCACACAGCCCTGAGGAAGCAAGAGACCACAAAATATCCtcagtacatttaaaaaaaaaatcccagtattCAATGTATGATGAGCCACAACGCATGGAGCATCCTGAGAGCTTTCAGGTAGGTGATTCTCATGCTGAAGGCAACCTGAAGAGTATGCCTGCCTCTGGCCTGGGATTTCAGATCCTTATTAAGTGCAAAGACCAAGAACAGACTTGGCTAATCCCAGTTATGCTCAGGCAAATCTCAGGAACTTAGGGAGTCTGCACTCCTGTAGCAAAATCAATCTAGCTATGAGTATTACCCCTCACAAAACCCCATGGTGGGATTTTGGAAATCAGACTGTTGTCAACAGAAAAGTCAGGCAAAGTAACAGTTTGAAAGCCACAAATGAAGAGGCagcaagtaaaaataaaaatccagctTGGACAAGATAACTGTATATTCAGGCTACTGCTTTTAGTGGTAAGATACATCAGAGACAGCAAGAATCAATGTATCCCACTAAGATTCACTGTGATAAGCAGCCACAGCACCAGtctctcctccagcacagctcactGGACAACACTCTCACCCTGCTTGCTGCAACCAGTGAGAAAACGAGGGTAGTCAATAAAAATGATGGAGATGTGGGTGGCAGATCTGAGAGTACAACTTCGTGCCAACAGCAGAACTCTGACCAGTAGTTCATTAAGTCATCACTAGAACACATATTTTCAAGGTTGCCTGTTAAGTAGCCCAAGTTACCAGACACAttgccccaggagctgcagagtgTATTTCCTGTGGGAGTAATGGAACATGTCACTCACACTGCTCCAAAACATTCACTGTAGAGAACTTATTACACTCACTTGTAGAAGTAGAGTTCACAGATGCAGCTCAGGAAGGCGAGGAAGCATCGGAGGAAATAGAAGATAAGAACCTAGGAGAGATGTTTAGAGTCTGAACAAGGTTTGCAGTGAAGCTTGGGCACCTACTGCTAACAGTAACAAGAAGTCTGAACCAGATGGAGCAAGTCTGGCAGTGGGGAATGGGGCTGTTCTTATGGACCCAGATCCCACACCATAGGATGATGAAGATCCTAATGCTGAAGTCTTTTATAACAGAGAAAGTGACCACAGTCCCCTGAACTTTCCAGAGCTTCCcctcttgttttctgttgtgcAGAAACGTGCCAAGCATGGCAATGCAAACCCAAGCAGATTGCACActcagtgctttttcttttgcattccCCTGAGTCCAGTTTGCAATATCCCTTgcatggtatttattttttataacttATTGAAATAAAGCCAGGAAACAGTCACTGATAGCTGGGGTAGAAAACACTTTGGCCTTCTAAAAAATCAGTGTGAAACTCAGCAGGGTGATGAGGCCATGGCTGCAAGGTAACTGTCTTCAGACCTCCAGACACTCAAAAAGCCAA is a window from the Calypte anna isolate BGI_N300 chromosome 24, bCalAnn1_v1.p, whole genome shotgun sequence genome containing:
- the ALG9 gene encoding alpha-1,2-mannosyltransferase ALG9 isoform X1, whose amino-acid sequence is MAAKGARQRPRAGGGGEAARPRSEEARTESSGSKTGQVWAPEGSTAFKCLISARFCAALLSNISDCDETFNYWEPTHYLVYGTGFQTWEYSPAYAIRSYAYLWLHALPALFHARVLQTNKVLIFYFLRCFLAFLSCICELYFYKAVCKKFGLHVGRLMLAFLVLSTGMFCSSAAFLPSSFCMYTTVVAMTGWYMDKTSVAVLGVAAGALLGWPFSAALGLPIAFDLLILKQRWKSFLNWCVVSLILFLVPLVVVDSYYYGKLVVAPLNIVLYNVFTPHGPDLYGTEPWTFYFINGFLNFNVAFILALLVLPLTCLMECLLQKFHVQNLGRPYWLTLSPMYIWIMIFFSQPHKEERFLFPIYPLICLCSAVALSALQKCYHFIFQRYRLEHYTVSSNWLALGTVFLFGLLSLSRSVALFRGYHGPLDLYPEFHRIATDPSIHTVPEGRAINVCVGKEWHRFPSSFLLPDNWQLQFILSEFRGQLPKPFAKGAMATRIIPADMNDQNKEEPSRYIDISKCHYLVDLDTAAESPREPRYSSNKEEWVTIAYKPFLDASRSSKLLRAFYIPFLSEQYTWYANYTILKPRRSKQTRKKLGG
- the ALG9 gene encoding alpha-1,2-mannosyltransferase ALG9 isoform X2, with the protein product MAAKGARQRPRAGGGGEAARPRSEEARTESSGSKTGQVWAPEGSTAFKCLISARFCAALLSNISDCDETFNYWEPTHYLVYGTGFQTWEYSPAYAIRSYAYLWLHALPALFHARVLQTNKVLIFYFLRCFLAFLSCICELYFYKAVCKKFGLHVGRLMLAFLVLSTGMFCSSAAFLPSSFCMYTTVVAMTGWYMDKTSVAVLGVAAGALLGWPFSAALGLPIAFDLLILKQRWKSFLNWCVVSLILFLVPLVVVDSYYYGKLVVAPLNIVLYNVFTPHGPDLYGTEPWTFYFINGFLNFNVAFILALLVLPLTCLMECLLQKFHVQNLGRPYWLTLSPMYIWIMIFFSQPHKEERFLFPIYPLICLCSAVALSALQRYRLEHYTVSSNWLALGTVFLFGLLSLSRSVALFRGYHGPLDLYPEFHRIATDPSIHTVPEGRAINVCVGKEWHRFPSSFLLPDNWQLQFILSEFRGQLPKPFAKGAMATRIIPADMNDQNKEEPSRYIDISKCHYLVDLDTAAESPREPRYSSNKEEWVTIAYKPFLDASRSSKLLRAFYIPFLSEQYTWYANYTILKPRRSKQTRKKLGG